Genomic DNA from Telopea speciosissima isolate NSW1024214 ecotype Mountain lineage chromosome 2, Tspe_v1, whole genome shotgun sequence:
AAGAGTCCTAATTTCCTCTCTTCGGAGTAGAACTTTAAGCTTTTAATTTTGGAAGTCAAATAGGGATGAACTGGCTGGAAATATCATAATCTCTGGGAAGATTTGTTGCACCCTACTTCATTGGATAAAAGAATCTCAACTGTACAGTTCTGGTTAGTGTCAATTAGATTGTGTCCTTGCACTGCTGTATTCGGTGGCTGCAGAGGTTATAAGCCTCTGCTTTCGTCAATAGTTTAATTAGAAGAGGTGGATATCAGGTTGAAGAAGCTGCAGAATATTTACTTTTGAATGCTGAGCCGATCATTTGACCCTGATATGGATATACTTAGACATTAACAGAGTGTACTTAAAGAAATCATTATATAGTAACAATCTCAAGTATAATGCTAGTAAGGATGTGGCACCACAGTCCTCTTGTTGATAAACAATCTTGAAGAATATGTTGATATGGTGTGATACAGGTTTGGATTAAGGGGTGAAATTGGAATTTTGGTGAAATCATTATTCAAAGAAGATGCATTTATTTGAATTTGTGAAATTCATGAATTTCAGTAGGTATCCAAATGCacccaaggtatggatttgTTTGAGCAAATCATCAATTGCTAAGTACCCAGAattcttcaaaatttgaaaattgaGAATATAAATAGTGCATTCAAAATCATCCCAAATGCATCTTGTGCACTTGCCTTGGTCTGTTTCCTGCACTCTCCTTAGTCTGTTTCAGCACTTATGGTTATTGTTCGTGTACCTGAGGTTTATTGATTGATTTTCTTCTCCCAGAGTGCTCAAATTGTTTCATGTTTTTGAACCAGTGATTCTGATATTGTAAAGTTGAATATTTTTTCTGTAAAGaatcttccttcctcttctaatttcttctctgTTTGATGTAGAAGTCTATACTGTGATCTCAAAATTCTGTGTTAATATGTACATTTTGGTATAAATTTAACATTTGTTTTACCTTGTTATGTTTGCAGTGCTTGATATTTGAATTACAAAATGCCAGCCACGGCAGGTAGGGTTCGCATGCCCGCGAACAATCGGGTGCACAGTAGTGCGGCCCTCCAAACCCATGGCATCTGGCAGAGTGCCATAGGGTATGATCCTTATGCTCCCAACAAGGATGATTCAAAGCAGTCATCCCATCAAAAGTCAAATTCTGAACCCGAGGCTGAGAATGCATATGCTAGCTTTCAAGGTCTTCTTGCCCTGGCACGTATAACTGGTTCCAATGCTGATGAAGCCCGTGGGGCCTGCAAGAAGTGTGGCCGTGTCGGCCACCTCACATTTCAATGTAGAAACTTTCTTAGTGTAAATGAAGATGCAAAAGACAAGGATCCCGATGCTGTTCAGGCTGCTGTAGCATCAGGGTTGGATAAATTGAAGGCAAACAGAGGAAAGATGGAGACCAAGGCTGATGCAGAGAGCTCTGAAGCAAGCTCAGAGgtggaggatgagactgagAGTTCTGATTCTGATGTTGATTCGGAGATTGAGAGGATAATTGCTACACGGTATGGAAAAAAGGGTGGCAGCAAGTTGAGATCATCGAGTAAGAAGAAAGAGGCTTCACAGGAAAGCGGGTCAGATTCtggagataggagaaagagaggtaGATCGAGAAAAAGGAGGAGCCACAAGAGGAGGAATGATGACTCAGATGATAAAGATAAAAGTGAtcggaagaggaagaaggataaGAAGAGGGGAAATGACTCGTCAGATACGGAGGATGAACGTCATGATCGTCATAGAAAGAGTAGAAAGGAGAAGAGTAGGAGGAGAAGTCATCGTCATTGTGATGATTCATCTGAGTCTGAAGAGTCTGACAGAAGACGTAAGAGAAAGAGCAGGAGGGCAAGGTCGTTTTCTGATTCTGATTTCAGTGACTCAGACGATTTACGGGTTGGTAGGGGCACAAAGCGTTGTCAGAAGAGGAACAAGGACTAGAAACCTCTCTTCAAGATGTTCTATGCATATGAGGTAATATCACCGTACTGTTTGCATGAGCTTGCTTATCTTTCTGGTGTGTAGGTTCTTTTGTTTGAAACAGAACTTGGAAGTTATTGCTTGTTTGTTTATAGGGATAATTTCGGTTGCACCACCGCATTGAGGGAATCTTATCTCAACGGTCAACTACTTGAGCCATGTGGCAGGATGATGGGAATATTCTGAATATTGGATAAGCATGTCTAGATTGGGATTAGCCATATGTCAGTTTTTAGAGCCTAACTCAATCAAGTAGTCTCCTCTCTATCTCTTGTATTTTTCAGCCTTCCATTTTTTTCCCATGCACCCTTCCACTGTCcctagattttcaaagctttattttgcacTTGGCAATATCCGTTTGGGCTGAAAATTGACATGTAGGCACAGAGGACATTGGGGCCCTTCCACAAAATGTTGGGACTCATCCAatctgccacgtggcagatATTTGGGTGTTTGAGATAATCTTATCTCAAGAGGCCGTTGAGGGACCTTTACACTTGTTTGTAATGGCTTGTGATTTGTGTCGTTTTATCTTTACATTCCTAAGCAAATTtcacattttaatttatttatgtttgGTTCTGCTTTATAGTTATATGTTTGTGTATCATATGTTTGTCCGCATAAAGAGAATATGACAAAATTGATTCACTATTATCTTAAAAGTATGATCTCCTTAGGCTTTGGTGCTTATTCTTTGTGGTCTTTTACTGCTTTGGAAGCTTGGAGAAACATCTTGGAAAGATGTGAGGGTTTAAAAGCTGGTGCATGCAGGGGAGTCTTTTAGGAAGTGGGCAGTGCAGTAGGACTTTACTGCTAGTCTTGGTTGACTAGCAGCCTATGCATGCTTTTCAGGATCAGAGTTAATTAGAGCATAACCTGGTCTATAAAGTAGGGATCTCTTGGGACAGTGACATGAAACTGGGTGCAGTTTTTGGATACAGAGAAATGGGAAGTGGCAGAAATGTCTCACCTTTTACTGTCTTTTTCTCATGGCCCCTTGTTTGTCAATTTCCTGTGACCAAGGAACATTTTTTGTCTACCCACTATTCCtaactgctgctgctgtttccATTAACAAAATTAACCCTcatcttatttttttgaaatcttgGCTTTCCATTTGTCCCTTTGCCTCTTTCATGAGTCTGGTTTTTTAAATTCATATTGTCTGGCAATGCCAAGATGGCAAGTTCCTATTTGACTTGGTTTAATCTGACCTTTACCATTCAAACTGTAAAAATCATCAAACCTTGAAAAACAGAGGGCTGAATACTCTTGTCTGAAATTGGAGGTAATGATGAAGTCTAGGGAACGAAATAGGCAGATTCACAGTGTTCACTTGCCTAGCACAAGTGATATTTGCTAAGACTCTTAAGTAAAGACCAGCATTCCTACCCAAGTGACATCTAAAGCTTAACCCAACTTGCATGACAATTGATATGTTGTTAGGCATCGTGGGCTTCTCTTCTGCAATCAATGGCCTCACTGGTTGAGGCACACCATTGGATGCAATTGGGACATTGATTTCTACTGCTTATTGTTAATCTAAATCCCGCAATCTAACCAGTTGAAATGCGATTCAGctatagttgtcatggcatcgcCATGGCATCATATAACTGGAATAGTGGGCATATCAACCAACGATATGGGatatgtaagaatatcgaccgatatggcctccatggcatcgacatggacgccataccatgATATATTCGGCCAATATTCTTGTTCAAGTGTATAAAactttagttttaataattattatttttttaaccttttaaaaGATAATGCTTTTATcttaatgtgtattggaggtgtacacattaatataaaaaaaattaaaaaacactATTGACTAATGACTATACcctaatataaatcagaaagaAATGATGCAGCCTGGATCTGGACCATGAAGCTGACAAAGTGGAAGTTGCTACCTCACAACCCAAGGTTCTTCGAAGGTCGGCCCGGGTCAAGGAGAGGCATGCCAGGCATGGTCTGCCCCTGCAGGGATAGTCCATTTATTCCTTATCTTCCCAATATTTTTAAGGAAAGAAGTTGTACCTAAGAAAGGGAAGATTTGGACTGATTTGGAGTTATCTCAgtttctaaataaaaaaaggatcaaTCAGCTAACTAGTATATTGGActgattgaagattggattgaAGATTGAGAGAATATTGGGctgattgaagagaagattggattctgATTGAAAGTATTTTGggttgattgaagattggagattggattcttattttcttttcttttcttccttacaTGTACTAAGCTCTAAGTCTATATATGTAATCCTCCATGATTGGATGAAGATATGTTATGAAGTTTAATGAAATTGCTCTAGCTCGAGCCCTGAACTCGATTGGAGTTCTAGCAAGTCCATTTCTCCTTTTGTTCGATTGATCAACTCTCTTCTCCCGATCTGTAGCTTCTAATGAGGCTgtattatttggtatcaaagcctaggATTGCGAGAGCAAAAAACTGTAATGACACCCTGACGAGCTACCCGTATAGTCCCTGTCGAGGATATCAATGTTAGAGAAGAAAACTTGTGTCTTCAGCAAGAAATTGCTAACATGCGTCTCGAGAATGAAGCGTTGAGGAAAGCGTCGCAACGTCCGATTTCGAATGAGGAGACGTCCGCTGCTTACTCTTCATCTTCAAAGAGTAAAAAATCTATTCGAATGAGGAGTACTCATCGACACAGCTATCCCGATTGGACTCTACCAATATGGGATATGAGCTTTAATTACAATGAACCGGAAACTACTAGTTAGGCTTCACAAATCGACATTGAAGGCGATCGATTCGTTATCCAGGTTGATTTGATAGAACCTCCCAAGTTTGATGAATACCAAGATGAGTGCATCGACGAACATGGCGGTTTAGAAAAGCTTGAACCTGATTCTATTTTAGAAGCACTACACGGTGAGACAACATCATTAAATCTAAGCGATTGTTTTCCTTACAACAAAGCAGTTCAAACAAACACCGATCTTCCCATCGAGGAGATCACCTTTCAAGTCTTTGATTTGGTTCCATCATGCATGtcagtttctatttctaaaGATTTCTTcatgaaggaaatgatgaaCACGATACCATATCAAGATCCATATTTGGAGCCGTTGCAAGTGCGcaactttctttacttattCGTTGATGATGTAGCAAAAAAGATGAATGGAAACACGTTCCAGTGGATCAACATTGCCAGTACGTATGATGATCCGTATTTGGCTGTTATTTCTTTCCCGTCTCTACATCAATTTGTTCAAGGTATAAGAATCATCAACAAGCCATATGTTAATCCCTCATTTGTTCGAGCCGTGAATACATTAATTGCTATTGTCATCAAATTTGAAGTCGAGTTGCAAATTCTGTTATATTCAATTGGAGATATCACCAATAATTTTGCTTGGTTTCCGTTTGATCCCGGTGGGTGACAACCATCGTTGATCGGAGCAAGAGTTCGTCCTCGAACTCTTTTACAACCTGGAGGGAATGATGCAGCCTGGATCTGGACCATGAAGCTGACAAAGTGGAAGCTGCCACCTCACACCCCAAGGCTCTTCGAAGGTCGGCCCAGGTCAAGGAGAGGCGTGCCAGGCATGGTCAGCCCCTGCAGGGATAGTCCATTTATTCCTTATCTTCCCAATATTTTCAAGGAAAGAAGTTGTACCTAAGAAAGGGAAGATTTGGACTGATTTGGAGTTATCTCagtttcaaaataaaaaaacgatCAATCAGCTAACTGGTATATTGGActgattgaagattggattgaAGATTGGATTTCTGATTGAGAGTATATTGGGCTGATTGAAGAGAATATTGGATTTCTGATTGAGAGTATATTGGGctgattgaagagaagattggattctgATTGATAGTATTTTGggttgattgaagattggagattggattcttattttctctccttttcttccttGCATGTACTAAGCTCTAAGTCTATATATGTAATCCTCCATGATTGGATGAAGATATGTTATGAAGTTTAATGAAATTGCTCTAGCTTGAACCCTGAACTCGATTGGAGTTCTAGCAAGTCCATTTCTCCTTTTGTTCGATTGATCAACTCTCTTCTCCCGATCCGTAGCTTCTAATGAGGCTGCATTAGAAATCTAAAAGACTcaacagagaaggagagagtcGTTAGATAGAAAAAGACGAGTTCTTCACCTCTTCGAGACATCGAACCCCTCCATCAGTTCAGCAACTATTGGCCTCCTTTGTCAGCTTCGGCGAGTTCTTCCAATAGGTAAgtaattgtttattttttttatttgtagttcttattcttctcctcccagtcctccggcaagcaactctctccttcagttcttcttcacTCACtcgtgcacacacacacacacacacacacgcaacCACTCCagcgcgagagagagagagagagagtcatctTCTTTACTTCCGATGactcctctcttctttttttttttaatacgtAACACAGGCCAAGGCCATTCTTAGTCTCTCGCAGTCGATACACACActtcagagagagagacaaagagggACAGAGTCGTGAGATAGAGAgggtttttttcccctcttcttcttgccttgtagagttgcaggcttgcacacagtGTCACAGTCAccgagtttttttttctttcttcttcttcttcttgccttgtatttgatgcaggtccaagcactaggaagaagaagaagccttgagAAGGCTGTTGAGTTtgtttttcgttggagccttcgtatatttatttattattattattttttttgacaGCAAACAAAAatgctttttcattaatcaaatttgtgttCAATACTTGGCACCcctacaaccttatataaaagactcaaaattagactcctacactaaaaaggaaaggcctaacccaatccttaatctATTAAAaggtcgtacccagtgcacaaggctcctgcgtTTAGCAGGGCCTGGGGAGGGtctaatgtacgcagccttacccctgtttccagagaggttgtttccaggacttgaacccgtgaccaagcgttcagcaagtgagcacttgaccaacgcgccaagcacgaccttccCAATCCTTAatctattagctaacttaaattgactaggaaactgaaatagactcaaaatagagtcctaatgcagcccaacttaaatacttaaaagaaaactactaaaatcaattaaattgaaccattggttgaaccggttcaatttaaaacaccaaataaaaagctaagtaaggaaataaaactaagctaagtaaggaaataaaactaagtatggaagctaatcccgtatgcaacctagttacccatattttaggcccataaaagtggtctattacattagaaacccatgggatcaaaggcccaacatgtatgtaacccaaccctagacttattcccaatgaaataAGCCCTagttggtgatgaatctgcatcaactctctctagcttgaaaaaattcgtcctcgaattttgcagtgacGAGGAGGAAAAAACATGTGAGTAGCAGCAGCTTTGACCACTCCCAAACAGAACTCTGGTGAGGCAAGAATATTAGGAATAAAGTCTTCAAGGcatggagctttctcttcagagaac
This window encodes:
- the LOC122652775 gene encoding CAX-interacting protein 4-like, whose translation is MPATAGRVRMPANNRVHSSAALQTHGIWQSAIGYDPYAPNKDDSKQSSHQKSNSEPEAENAYASFQGLLALARITGSNADEARGACKKCGRVGHLTFQCRNFLSVNEDAKDKDPDAVQAAVASGLDKLKANRGKMETKADAESSEASSEVEDETESSDSDVDSEIERIIATRYGKKGGSKLRSSSKKKEASQESGSDSGDRRKRGRSRKRRSHKRRNDDSDDKDKSDRKRKKDKKRGNDSSDTEDERHDRHRKSRKEKSRRRSHRHCDDSSESEESDRRRKRKSRRARSFSDSDFSDSDDLRVGRGTKRCQKRNKD